In Magallana gigas chromosome 1, xbMagGiga1.1, whole genome shotgun sequence, the sequence AAAAGTTCTCGACACTCTTGTATAATGTTCATGCCCAGTATACCAGGGACATCCCGCTTATCCTGAGTATCTTTGACAATGAGAATTCCCATCCCATCCAGCCTTTTGTTTATTGATCGCATAAATATTTCGCACTCTATGTATCCAACATACGGGATTTCCAATCCATTGGCCGCACGAAGTGTAATAAGTTTCTCTCGAACTATGGGGATGTTGCTCAAATGTTTGTTGTAAAATGACTCACTGATCGTACTAACCATTGACCCAGTGTCCAACAAACAAGGGATCACCGTATCAGCAATTTCGATTTCGACCGTTGGACACTTCCCAATCAGCGAGCCGTTATCATACAAATCGCTACCTATTGGCTGGCTCCCGACAATAGGCCTTTGGAGTTTAAATGCGTCTTAGGACAATTCTTCCTGATATGTCCGGTCTCACGACAGCCATAACATCTCCGTTCTTTCCTTTCCACACTCTTCCCCTCCTTTATGCTTCTAATTTCTGACCGCAGCGATGAAAGTTCCTCCTTCATTTCTTTCATGAAGTCTGCCATTTCAGTTGAAGCGGCCTCTGCATAAATAGGGACTTCTCGTTTCTTCCGCAAGTTGACCTCCTTTTCATCCCGGTCCATAGAAAGAACTATAGCCTCTTCCCGAAGCTCTGTAAAGGGTATTGCTGACTTAGCCCTGACCAGCTTCTTCAGCTCCCTGCGTAGCCATGTGTCGTTAACGTTTTCTGCAAATTGGTTCCTTAGCATCTTCTCAGGCTCTGTCACAAAAGAATTGTCCACTTTTACGATTCTATCCAGCTTCTTCATGAGGACATGACAAAATTCTTGAAGCGACTGTCCGTCTTCTTGCTTTGTCCCATAGAAATCTGCAGTTAGTTCCGAAGGAGTTGCCCGTTCACCAAAAGTTTCTCTGAGAATATCCAGAATCTGTTTTGGGGTCTTTTTTGCTGCTGGATGACGGTATTTAATTTCTTCTCGGGCTGGGCCCTCAAGGTGGCTGATGAGGAAGTCAACCTTCTCCTCTGCCGACGTAGGCCTGGTATCTAGTACTCGACTAACATCATCGATAAAGTCATATACAGTCTGATCATCACTTTTACCAGaaaacttctcaatctttcgcTGTTTCGGACTAAACAGAAACTTTGGCTCCTCTTCCCTCTTTATATGGGCCATCTGTAACTTTAGGTCCTGCAGCTCCCTCTTCAGTTCTTCGACGTCTCCCATCGCTACCGTTACCTTTCTTCTTGTTGTAGAGATTTATGTTGTCAATAGACCATGGAACATCCTACCGGCCACGCCATTTGTAACCGAGTGTATAGAAGAAGCATCATGGTAATCTCAATATTTATTCAGGAACAAGAAAGGCAACAGTAGCCTACAATGAACAAAGAAGAATAATAAGTACACAtgtcaaaaatatgaaaatgtggCGAGGCTACCTATTATATGCAATCAATTTAGACTAGACAATACCCGTCTACATATGTCTGGTTAAACAAGGTACAAGTAGTATAAACATCAATAGACTACCATTTATACTCTATGCACTATTATTGTACACAAAAGAAGATGGCACACATACCACTATACCTAACCTGATCTAGCTTATAAAGAACCAGATGTTTAACCTCATATAACAATTGCTCACTGAATTATACTTGACTATAAAATGGTATGACATACTATCAAATATACTTCCACAGATGTATCACTGCACCCTATGGCTAGTCAagaaaaacaatacaattaccATTCTAAAACACAACCCTGACCTAAAATGACTGCAACCTCTAATTGACATGTTGACTAGAATTAAGTAAAAACTATAAGATCAAATTGTAGCAAAATGTAAACGTTCAATTAAACGTCTAAAATGTAACTAActtcaataatatttacattctcgGAGACATAAACAATGCAACAGAATATTTACTTCGGTCACTAAACACTACACCGGACACGTGCGGAACCTTAAGGATAAGCCTATTCCGGAATACTACACACGTGCATCACAAAATACACAAAAACTATTAGATAAATTAGTATCGTTTTCAATTGGTTAAGGATATTAAACAATGATAGAAATAATGACAACCTTCAGATAATAGTATTTTAACATAAGCATGGTAAAATGATAACATTTGGATATGGCGGGAAAAGAGTATGTGCCAAAACATAAAGATACAATATACAGGAAATCTAACAACCTAGATATTATGCAATTATACAAAAGTTGTAGTCGCAAACATACCTGTAACAATGTAGCTGCACAGAAGAACAGTAATGAGGATATGCAGACAATGTTCCACAAATACGAAGTTACACCATTCGCATGGCAGCACTAAACATACACTATATGTAATTTCGGATCCAGATACGGAAAATCAAACATTTCCGGAAAATACTAAAACGTAATTAACATATAAAGGGGAACTAACTATGATTAATAACACACTTGTCCACATATATTTTAAGTATTATTTCCAAATAAgtattgtttcaaaataaagatatttatgtaAATCGATCCAAAAAGGACTAGTAATTAGGCCCATGTAGCGTCGTCGCGCGGTTACGGCATAATTAATATAACTGTGATAAATCCTTCCTTTGAGTATAATACCTGAGTGAAAAGTCcaagttttattttacaatttatttacattatttcccAATTTAATATCGTctcaaaataaatccaagaagAAGCACTGACTATATCTACGACAACAATAACAACTCTAACTCTAACTAACTACAACTCCCTGTGACCCTCATACCCGTATATACACAAGGGTTGCTCATTAAGAGTAGCCGCTTTAATGAGGTCACATTATATAATAACGGTACATCGGTTGCTCTTCGGGAGCAACGGGTATACacacaaataaacatgtgaaataaaatgatgatatatgaaaataattaaactgAATATAATTTATGGCGTtacaactcccccccccccccccccccttaactTTTGGTTACATACAAAAGGTATTTATAagcatgaaatataaataaaagaaatatctaaCGCCAGTGCTCTTCTTAAATAacatataacaaataaataagacatatcacacaaataaaatatacaagttcaacaatttacaaataattattaacaACAGTTCATATTTACAATGTCAATATTTACACGGAAAAGTCTCCCTTCATATCCCGGACGTTCCCTTTACGCAAGCACTCGGCAACGTCTTCCGCAATTTCACTTACCACGCTTGGGAAGTCCACATCTTCGGGATTTACGTCCTCGGAATAGATGATTTGTGAGGTTCGgctcacttccgttcgtccatCTGGGTGCGTTGTAGTAACTTTATTGAAGAGAAAACAAACTGAAGATTTAGTCACAGTAACCTCTCTGTCAGTGTCCATTTCACTGTCACTAGCGGAAGAGTCGAGTAAACAGTCTTCAGTTTCTGGTGTGTGCTCACCAACAGCGTCTTCTTCTGTATTTTCTAGAAGTTCGTCCACAAAGCTGTCCGACGAAATCTCGAGGGAGCTTACCGACACATCGTCCAGGAAGTTCCATTCATTACTACGGGCATAATCAGACGCTCTAGGAGATTCCTCTGTCTTCATGGCGAAAGTGGTCTCATCCTCATCCGACGATATATTCTCGTAATGTTCACTAAGCACATTAGTGCATAATTACTTTGTTCAACCCAGCCAGCAGTTTTTAAGGATGTCCCGCTCAGATGtctctatgtaaaaaaaaaattataatattattaaatatcagaGAGATATTATTTCAAACTACAGTTTGTCTTAATCACACACATATATACTACATGTCTTTCAATTGATttacatttaagaaaaaaagagaaaaaaaagattgtttacATTACCACCTCTAAAGATAGGACAAAGTCAAGtaattaatgataataattcAAACGTGTAAACCTGCTTGTTCGGACCTGGTCAGCACAGTTGtctctataaaaaaaactatcactCATTAAATTTTACCATTGTAAAACAACATGTTATTGGAAGTACGCGtatagaattattttatttgtttgttttatttttgcatttctttaaaaacacgAATCAAAGGATTGTTTACGATACATTACTACAGAGGGAGAATTTATCAATAATGTCACGTGATGTAGAATAAGCCACGCCTCTGGGAAAAAGCTGACCTCCTAAATCACGTGACTTTTCATTCATACCTGTTTCACTAGGCCTAGTTGTAGCTGACACAGTGTTCACTGACGTAGTCTCTGATGTCTCTATAAAAaactattataatattattaaacatatgatatataattttaaattacagtTTATTTTAATCACACACATATAAACTACATGTCTGGTGattctgttttaaatatttgattcatTACATGTTTAACATGTGTGCAGACTTGATTGACCCAAGTTTCCTGATTTTGTCGTACAAGtgatattgctttaaaatgtaTATCACTTGTGACTTAAATACTGGTATATTAGTACctatttgatttgtttatacaaaatttgaaaaatttaaagtgttttgtaggactaaaatgtttttatggcttttaaaatttctgaaaataCATGCACTATCTtttgacattatataaataataaaaatataaagaaactgTCAGCTGGGTTTAAAATTAGCGGCAAaatgatgtaatacatgtatgtacaatattagAAAAGATTACATTGTCAGTATCACTTTATAGCACATTCTTGAAATAACTGCATTGAATATATAAGTATTTGATGAGTGCACAAAGTTTGCaaaaatttattcttttaatactttatgtttattatattttagtttctagaccatgacattaatgaatatttctatAATGGAATGCATGAAGATTAGGATGGAACCTTATTCTGCCTGTTTACCAACTCACACCATCTTTTCAAGATTCATGGAGCCAACCACAGAAGAATTTGTTCTATACACATCATTCATCACATTCTTATTTATGTTACATAAAAAAGGTGTGGGCACTTTAAATGTTACTGGGTGAATTgtttcaacaagtgttcacataatgaataccaacaaactttttatcgagtgcacttattttgtatttttcctatacatctaatttatgtttttatataacatattcatatacatgtaacatttttggaaacagctatctttatttaatttaaatttggcATTACTATTTCATATAAGTTTTCTAATATACTCTTTTGTATACAAACAGAACAAAACTACCCAGTTACA encodes:
- the LOC117691937 gene encoding uncharacterized protein, producing MGDVEELKRELQDLKLQMAHIKREEEPKFLFSPKQRKIEKFSGKSDDQTVYDFIDDVSRVLDTRPTSAEEKVDFLISHLEGPAREEIKYRHPAAKKTPKQILDILRETFGERATPSELTADFYGTKQEDGQSLQEFCHVLMKKLDRIVKVDNSFVTEPEKMLRNQFAENVNDTWLRRELKKLVRAKSAIPFTELREEAIVLSMDRDEKEVNLRKKREVPIYAEAASTEMADFMKEMKEELSSLRSEIRSIKEGKSVERKERRCYGCRETGHIRKNCPKTHLNSKGLLSGASQ